CCCAATGATCTGCTGCTCCTGGGAAGGATTTTCTACCttggttgaaaaaaaatattaccagtATATCCATTCTATTCTTACAAGATGCATTCAGATTACATTTCTATATGTTAAATCACATCTTAAGTGGCACTATTTAAACGGATTCTGCTGTGAATCCTTCAGGCAAAGAGCATTCTGGATAAAATAGCTAGCTACCATGAGTctattttttatatcatatttcatttaaatgtttgtttcagAGAACAGAACTGAAGTCAGCAGGGATCCTGCCTTTCTTTGAGAGTACAGGTGGTTCCAGCCCCACTCCACAGTGGTTGTTCAATATCACTGAGGCTCCCTCAGCCCTGCTCTGCTGGGAGTTTATTTCCTGCTACCCTCTTTAACGTGCCCCTCATTTGAGCCTCCCAACAACTGTGTGAGGCAAGTGGAATTAGCgcccttattttacagatgacaaaactggaGAGGCTAAATGAGGTGCAGCTAATAATGGTAATTCAGATGCAAGTTCTCTACCTCCAAAGGCAAGCAAGCCAAGAAATCAGAATGGGGAGGCAGTCCCGTTGGCCTGCCCTGGGCCAGGTCCTCTGGGCAAGCTGGAGTGGCTATGGGAATGAGTGTAGGGTGACTAGAACATTCCTGCCTGATTTGGGACCTTCAGGAGAGCTGCAGTGGAAGCAAATGGGAAACCACAAGAGTAGGAGGGGCTAGCTTCTTCCACCTCCAGGGACTCCTATCTCCTCCCcttgaaaggaggaaaggaaagctgAACACACCCTAGGAATGTTACAGGGTGTCACCACCTGCAAAGTGGGGAGAGTGGGTCATGAAGATGGCCGGGGATCAGTGGGGGATGCTGAGGACAAGGACCAGGGGAGGTGGGATTTTGAAGGACTGGAACAGTATAAGAAAACTGTGCTGGGGTCTGACTTATGTGTTCTATCCTTAGGGCTAACTGTGGGACCCTGCATCTGTCCTAAGGAGGAAGATTGGAGGAAGTATGTGAGGAAGGCCCTAGTGGAGGGCCATCCCTGAGAATGTTAAAATGTGGAGGGAAGATAACAGTGATGGTAGTAAAGACCGGTGTACAGAAAGGTGTACAGGTTTCCCTTGCTATCTGAAAGTTCACTGAGGGCGTGGCCCCACAAGGGGCTCGATTCCACaattccaagatcatgacctgagccgatatcaagagttgggtgctccacagactgagccatccaagtgcccccctccacTGTTTTTTAAATACCACTTTGCTTTTACTGAAGACCTGTGTTAGTACCTGATCTCACTAACTCAAAGAAATCCGAAGAGGATTTTCGCCTTTATGAAATGGTAATTTCTTTCTTGCTCTACTTCATTTGGCTTATGAAAGGTTTCACAGGAATGTCCTACTTTTTATAACTGGGGAAAcctgcatatatatgtgtatatacagtatatatttatatatataaatctgtgtgtatattctgtatatatacatagctATGTGAGATTATGGCTATGTGACATACATAACTGAacgagatatatatatatatatataggggctGGGGACACCTGCTGGTTTTCCTTCAAAGAGACAAACTGGCATGTAAATAAAAGCCTGTATACACATTTAGGAGACACAAATTCATTCTCTCTTCTTGTGTAGTATTAATCAGACGCTCACTGAGTTCTGTGAATATGTCTTCCCTGAGAATGATGGATCACACATTAGTTGTGTGCCCTTGAACAtgccctctgagcctcaaccatcTTATCTGCCAAAGGAAAACAATGCCTCGCCCGCCTACTTCATTTGGTTTTTGTAAAACAATAGTAATAACAGccaatctttgtgtttttttaacaGCCAATCTTTGTATAGTGCTTATATATTGTTACATATTATACCACCtacatattattacatattacataacCACTGTACATATATTAGCTCATGTAGTCCTCAAAACAGCTCCACGAGATTGGCGTTATTATCATCCTCCCTTtacagaaagggaaactgaggcacagagcagtttcAGAACTTGCTCCAGGTCATCTagcaggcaaggggcagaggtaggatttgaacccagaaaaGTTAACTCCATAGTCCATTCTCCTAACCTTTTTTTGTTATATGACATGATGTTTGAAACCATTGGAGGCATTTATAATGGTTTTGAAATGAATGGTGCCATCCTCATTCTTGTCAGGACCACTCCCATTGGGGAGGACCAAAACAGAGGAAGGATTCACCAGGCAAAGATGATGCCCCAGCCTTAGAGCTGTGGACCCCGCCCGCCAGGTGCTGAGCCTcttggaagagagggaaagaatggcTTCTTCTCTTCCTGGCCCCTCCCAGGCTCAGGCCTATCTTCCTATGTTCTTTTTTCAAAGCAAAGTGTCTTTGCTGCCAAGAGCTGGTTTGTCTGTCTCCTGGAGACAGAGGTTGTCAAGCCCTGAGAGAACAGCAAGCATGTCAAAAATAGCAGCGCCAGCAGACTGCGTGGCTGCGATTTCCTTTTGAAATGTTGGTTTTTCTGCTCACCAAAGAGCGGAGGTCTGTCTGTGCTCCCTGCAGTCTGCAGTGGAGACTGCTTACGGATCCAGGATGTTTTCCAGGGGCAGGCAAAGAGTGTCTGCTGAGGCCCATGGCAGACTAAGGGAAAAGCCTCTTCATAGTAACGACAATGAGGTCagagatgttttttattttatttattttttttaattgttgtaaaCCCCACCCAGGCTAGGCCTTAAGTAGGTTAAGTGATAGCCAAGATGAGACCAGTATTAATGATACTTGCAGCCCATTTTGCTCTGTTGTTCTGGGAATGAGGGAGTCAGCGCCCTGTGTGTCTTTTAGTAGTGGTTGCTAATAGATTTTCATCCTCTCTTTAGGGTATCAACAGGATGAGAATGAagaagggacagagaggcaggctgAACTCCTTCCCTAAGGAGTCAGAGCAAAGGGACATGACATGACAATCTCCGATCTCACAGGGACTTCAGACCCAGAACAGGAAGGTGTTTCACTGGGAGACACAGTAACATGAGAACTAAGGGCCCATCTGTCTTTTACTCCCAGTAGCCTGTGTCTGGCAAGTTCTCTCTCCCACTAAAGCCCAAGCTCTAGGCCTTGTTCTGCTTGAAGCTACTCTGTACAACCTGAGGCAGCCCCAGTATAAAGCAGAATGGAGACAGGAAATCCTACAGTTTAGAGAATgaaaggatttcttttccttccctaaatGACCTTGACAAGCTAGAATCAGACCACACTTTGTTTCCCAGGGCAATAACACCCAGTCAAAACCTATCAGAGTTGGCAGGGCAGTTCCAGCCAGATTGTCCCGGGAGGACAATATTCTCTGGGAATCTATCCTGGCATTTGTGTGGAGATGCCAGGTGACAGAAATACTGCCAAAAGCCAGGGCTCGGCCAGTGGAGAAAAGGAATGATAAGCAGCAGAACTGGAAAGTGTCATGTGAGGAGAAATCtgaaggggagggaaggatgggacCCAGTGAGCAAAAGGCAAGTGAAAGCGGTAGAAGTGTAATGTCTGCTGGACAAACATGGAGAAGGGTGCCCAAAGCACCAAGACTTCAGGACCCCAGGGAAGCTATAAAGACTTAATGGTTACTACAGGAAGAAGGGGTGGAAAGAGGCCAGCAGAAGAAAACCTTGACATCTGTACAATTTCTAAAGGAATTCTGAGTTTACAGGTGCAGAGAGGCTAGAAGAAGATTCTTGGTTTGTTTGGGGGTATCTTCGAAGTTTTGAGGCTTGCTTTTGTTTTGCCAGCAAAGTATGAACGCCTCGGGCCAGTTCTTTGACTTAGTCCTACCTAATGAATAATGCCCAACATATTTACCCCAGTCTAATACGTGCTAATTATGCTCTGCACTTACCAAAAATGGCTTTGACCTTTCTTCTGcttgagcaaaaagaaaaatcccacaaTGATTTGattgtcaaaattttaaaaagtgggggggggggggcggttcttGGCACTGTACATGAATAGCAAGGAGCAATGCATAAAAGCTCTCAAGTGTCCCCAAGTGGCAGAAGGAAAAAACTGTCATTCCGTCCTGGATACTTAGATTGGTCCATCTTTAGAGACGCTAACCTTCTAAAACCAAACCATGTATAAAACCAAACCATTCTCCCAGCCAAGATATGAAACTCCCAGGTTATCAGTCCCATGCCACTTCTCCCCAACCCCCACAATCCAATGACTTTTTGGGGGTTATTTTATACAGTTATACAGCTATCACCAAAatcctgttttaaaaaatgtccattaCCTTGGAaaccccccacctcaccccccgcCCATGTCCTGATGCAGATGGGACTATCTACAGCCTACCACCTCCAGCAAGGAAAGTGCTCAGCTCCCCTTACAAATTGGGTAGAGAATTTCAATCTATCTTGTCAAGGAGCATTTCCCGCACCTCACGCCCCTGGGATATATGCCCTTCCTCCGTCCTGCCTTCAGTGAGCAAGAGAGATAGCGAGGTGCTAGGAGGGCCTTCAAGTGAACTAAGGATAGTTTGAGGGCCACTCCTGAGCTAAGGCTTTTTCCAGGCTAATTCCACACTTAATTCCACTTCCTCCTAAGTCCttgcttttgtgtttggcttactGTTTCTacgttcttttgttttgttttgaaccaTTCTGTAAGCTTCTTAAGGTTGGGAGACTTGGAggttctctcctcctctctcttcctttctctctgtctctctcttctctttctttctctcttttatttttgaagattcaAGAAATTTCTGCAGAGACGTTTTTCTAAACCCAGCCCAATCTCATCTTGCTCTGTAAGTTCAGAACTTGTGCCCACAGGGGCAAGCTTGGCAAGAAAGGACAGGACGCTGAACTGGCAGAGAAGGGAGGTCAGTCCCCCAGCTGGAGAACAGCCTTCTCAGCAAACACTTGAGATCACCACTATCCTAGAGTTCAAGGTGTGATCTCAACAAAAATGCTACAGCTGCTCCCCGCCACTAAAAaggtggagagaggaagaaagatagaaagacacatagagaaggaggaagagatggaAACAACAGAAGGGCAAAAGCCAGAAAtgcaagggagaaaaaatgtggtGAAAATGAGAATACctaggagaaggggaggggggggagtgCAGAGAAAAGGAGGTGACTAGAAAGGGTGGAGGAGGCAGCGATGAGAGAGCAGAAACCAAGGAaggagtctccctctctctctctctctctctctctctctctctctcacacacacacacacacatatacacacacaccaaacaaAAGGATAGGGAGGTGGCTGCTGAGACCAGGACATCAAAACCCCATGTCTCTGGGATGTATGGGCTCCCCTCCCGGAGTTCAAATCTGGCCCAGAGCGCTGAGCCAGGAGCAAAGTTCCCCCCAAAAGCAGAACCTACCTCCAATGCAAAGGTGGCCAGCTGTCCCCCTCTCTCCTTGGGGATGATTAGGCAGGAGGACTACCCCACGTCTCAGCCGAGTCTGACAGATCCAGGGAGGCATTTGGGAGTTCATGCCGGAGAATCAGGTGTAACAGAGGCCTGACCCCTGCCTTTGCTGGCAGCTGCAAAATCGTCACCCCGGCTATCTCGGCAGCACAGGGTGCATCTTCTTTCGATGCTCGGGGCACAAAATCCACACAAAGAAGCTCAAAGTCAGAGAGGGATGGCTTGGCAAAATCCTTCACAGAAACCAGGTCAGGTCAcagcctctctgtgtttcttcgATGTCTTGAGAAGAGCCACCTATAAGATTGCTAGGAACAGAGCTAGATAACTCCCCAGGAGGAGGAAGTGTCATTTCTCTCAGTCTCCCTGAGAGCAGGGAGGAGCCTCTCTCTCTGAAGAGATGACAGCTCCATAGTATCACAGACTATCACTGTCAGGACTCTTGGCGAGGCCCAGCCTGGCTGCCTCTTGAGGAGCGTGTCCCCTCCGAGTCTTCCCttgccattttgaaaaaaagataatattgaCATTGGTTTAACTGGCAGTTGCTTAGCATTCAAATTTCTGAAGAATCGGGAGTGAGATGAGGCAGCTTCAATGATTAGGTGGGGAAACCAGGAAGAAAGGTCCAGGGAGAAAGTTTGGGGGAGCTGCTTCCCCCCTCATTTTCCAAAGGTCACACATCTCGCCGGTCATTAACAGCCCCTAAACCACTATGTAGGAGGTGGTCCCATTTCAGAAGCTGGGAGTATGTAGTCTCCTGTTCTCCCTTGCTGCCCAAATCAGAAGATAGAGAGAACAGTCTGGAAGGTTGCTATGGCAACCAGAGTCCCTGGAGAGCCCAGCTCTCCACAAACCCTTTACTTTTGGGCATGCTCTGACttgaaaaggaaatgttttattaGGGATGGTGATGACGAtgatcacatacacacatatagagATACATGCATACATGTTCCAACATTTACCCTCACTGGAAGCATCCCCATTGCCTCTGTAGTGGGCCCTTCTCCCTTCTCCGAAATAGCCAGAAGTAACTAAAGGAATTTTGGAAAACCAGAACTTTATGGCCTCGGAGCAGATTTCCAAATCATGAACTCCTCTTATCTGTATTTCAGGTTTGGAGAAGCCAAGCTCCCAATCACGGCAGCCTCTGGCCCTGAGAGGATCCCACTGAACCTGTCTAAAGAGCATCCTCCTTGTTGAAGGGTAAGAAGAGAGACTGAGGCCCGGCTCAAGAGGCTAAGCAGGGATGTAAGGAGCTAATAACCCAGTATAGTCTACTCTTGGGCTTTGGATTCAAAGCAGGAACTCTGTGAGGAAGGAGGTTTTGCCTCTGGGAGATAGGAAAATAGGCTAATGAACTAAAAATTCAAGTCCCTTACACATTTGCATAGCATCATCACCAGCTTCCCAGATGAGTTCATTGACATTCCCCATGAGGTTGGGAGGGGAGGACGTTAATGTTCCCATCGAATggctggagaaactgaggcatagagaggaaCTGTGGCACCCAGGTTACCCTGTCAGGCTGTGGCAAAAATCCAGATTTACATCTGGCACCCACAGGAGCCACAGTGTCTCTCAAGAAAACCCTCAAAAGGCCATCCCTCATAAGTTGCTCtttgagaaaaaatttttttaaaaattctcatcgaAGAGTCTTAAAGCATAGATATAAAATTAAGAACATGTTAACAGTCCTTTCGGTTTCTGAACTGCACCCAGAAGAGCTCAGAACAGTACATCACAGTTTTTTCAAGGCAACAAACAAATGACAGTGTTACCAGGAGAGAAATGAGGGGGAATGGGCAGGTGGGATGAAGGCAACAGTTTCACGCCAGAAGAAGATGATCTATCCTGTGGTGATACCGCCACATTACCTTACCAGTGAGAGTAGGTCGGCTGCAGCTCCCAGGGGCAGAGCAGGTGAAGGTTTGCTtgactcagcaaaaaaaaaaaaaaaaaaaaaaaaaaaaccccaaaaaacaaaccctaCCAGTGAGGCTGTCAACAAAGGAATGATGTTTCTTCCTCACTCTAAACCTATTTCATTGCTCCTAAAATGGGAAGAACCCACGCTAGCATCCAATGTATGCTTTTACCTGTCTGCTGGCTTCAGCTGGAATTTGCTTTGGAAAACCTTCAACTGCCATCCTAAGTCAAATTCCCAGGGAGAAGGGTGGAGGGGGCTCGAGAGGGCTGGGGCAAAGTATAGGAGAGAGATTCCCCGTCTGCAACAAGGTTCCTCTTTGCACACGTCCCAGGTGACAATGTGTGCTTACGTGATACCTCTCCTTAGATATGCAGTCAAGCCAGTTGCTTGGCTCTATCCAGCCACTGCTCCTGGCTCTGTGGTTCCCTCTTTCCAGCTGCTCCACACAGGAAGGCACTTGCACAAAAAGAGTATTTGGCTCGGAGGAGGAACCTTCCTGGAAGCTAGACAGTCGGGAGGGAATGACTGAATGTAGACCGAAGGCTGATGTCCACTGTGCCAGGACACATCTGGAGAAATCCATTGGCCCCTTTGGTGAGGGACTGACTCTAAATATTCTCCAAATGGCCAAGTTTCGTTGTAGTCTCTCTAATGCCTTACACGATTCGAGATGAGTAACTTGTCTGAAGGCTGTGCAGCTAAAGGCTTTACCAGGGGTCCTCTACAGGACGACCAGCAGGTGTTACAAGccaggggaagaaaacagaaaggtgAATACTGTTTCTGTCCTCCAGCTTCTGCTAGTTACCACGTAGCCCGAAGCGGCCAGGTGCATGCCCCAAAGCAAAGGACAAAGGAGAGAAATAGGACTCAGGTATGCCTGGTTTCCATCCTGTTGATCTCTCTGGCCCTAGACATGAAAACTTCAGAGTCAAGAGGGAAGGTCTGACAAAAATCTCATCCACGTGATGGAAGATGGGCATGAATGGGTGGCACCgttaaaatctcaaaaatgtcATTTAGATGGATAAACCTTGAATGCTGCTGCACAGATCAAGCAACAAGGTTGACAGTCCAGGTATCTGGACCAGGTGCAGGGGAAGGGGTCACGAAGTTGGCTGGAGCTCAGATGAGAGGAGTGGAGAATGAGAAGGAAGCCTGAGACTGTTTGCTCAATGTCACCCTTCTCATTCAACCCCCTGCCTGCATCGGTCAAACCTCAGTGAGCATCCTTTTCTCTGCATATGCCCGATGTGGAGGGGGAAGGTAGCTGGGTCTCCGTTCCCGAGTGGTCTCGGAGAATTCAGGCTTGCCAAGTCCACTGTCAGCTGCCTTCAGGTCTGGCGCAGGCTGCCCACAAGTGACATGGGTATACTGGCCTTGCTCCTCCTGCTCTGTCTCCCGGTGGTAGAAGTAGTTGAAGTTGGAGACAATGACGGGCACAGGCAGGGCGATGGTGAGGACCCCGGCGATGGCACACAGCGAGCCCACGATCTTGCCCCCCACTGTCATGGGGTACATGTCTCCATAACCTACCGTGGTCATTGTAACTACTGCCCACCAGAAGGCGTCCGGGATGCTGGGAAAGAGTGAATCGTCATCATCAGCCTCTGCGAAGTAGACGGCACTGGAGAAGAGGATGACTCcgatgaagaggaagaagatgagcAGGCCCAGCTCCCTCATGGAGGCCTGCAAGGTCTTGCCCAGGATCTGCAGCCCCTTGGAGTGGCGGGAGAGCTTGAAGATGCGGAACACCCGGACCAGGCGGATCACTCTGAGGATGGCCAGGGACATGGCCTGCTGCCCATTCTGGCCACCCCCTCCACTGGCTgactgctgctcctgctgctgcacCAGCTCGGTGCCCAGGGTGATGAAGTAGGGGAAGATGGCCACCAAGTCAATGATGTTCATGATGTTGCGGAAGAAGGCTGGCTTGCTGGGGCAGGCAGAGAAGCGAACCAGGAGCTCGAAGGTGAACCAAACTATGCACAGGGTCTCCACCAGAAAGAAGGGGTCGGTAAAGAAAGAGCCCCCAAGAGTACTTAGTGAGGATGAGCTCCCTGCCACCATGCCCCCCGGGGGGATGCCAGGATGAAAGGTATAGGAATCATCTTCATCCTCGTCTTCCTCCTGACTACCCCTAGAAATTGGGGAGTCCCTGCTCACACCATTGCTCCCACCTCGACCATCTGCGCGGAACTGGGGCAAGGTCTCCAGGCAAAAGATGACGATGGAGATGAGAATGACCAACACGGAGACGATGGCGATGCCCCTGGCGGGGCCTGAGCTCTCGGGGTACTCGAAGAGCAGCCACACCTGGCGCTGGAAGGGCTGGGAGGGCAGCGGCTTCTCGTCCTCGCCGCCTTCAGGCAGGCAGCCCTCGTCCTCCCGGAAGGCCGCCAGGGCCTCGTCCCCGAGCTGGTAGAAGCGGATCTCCTCCAGGAAGATGTCCAGGGGCACGTTGACCGGCCTCCGCAGGCGGCCCCCGGACTGGTAGTAGTAGAGGATGGCGTCGAAGCTGGGCCGGTTGCGGTCGAAGAAGTACTCGTTCCGCAGGGGGTCGAAGAAGCGGACCCTGCGGCCCGGGTCCCCCAGCAGCGTGTCGGGGAACAGCGACAGGGTGCGCAGCTGGGTCTCGAAGCGCAGCCCCGAGATGTTGATCACCAGCCGCTCGCTACTGCAgcagcccccgcccgccgccgcctccgggaAGTCCCCCGCGTCCTGCTGCTCGCCCTCGGGCCCCCGGACCTCCGCCGGCGCCGCCAGCGCCAGGGACCTCTCCGACCTCATGTCCCCGCCGCCGGGACGCGCCCACGCCGCAGCCTCGGGAGCTCGGGAGCGCGGCCGCGGTCCCCGGCTCTCCGCCGCGCCGTCCGAGCAGGGCGGGGCCCGCGCTCCCCCGAGCGGCGGTCCCGGAGCCGCGGAGCGAGGCGGCCCCCCCGAGCCCGTGCCCGGGCGCCGCCGCTTCCCGGGGCAGCTGGCTCGGCGCCCCGGCGCGTGAGAACCGGGCTGCCCGGGGAGGCGCGTGGCCTCGCCCCCCGCGGCGCCTGAGCCGGGCTCGGGGACCGGGCGGCGCTTCTCCAGCCGCTcgggccccgccgcgcccccccgcgcccccccgagCGCCCCCGGCCGCAGGCGCGAGCCGCGCGCCAGACGCGCCTCCCTCCGGCGCGGCAGACACTGCTGGCGGGGCTGGGGCTC
Above is a window of Canis lupus baileyi chromosome 25, mCanLup2.hap1, whole genome shotgun sequence DNA encoding:
- the KCNA6 gene encoding potassium voltage-gated channel subfamily A member 6 — its product is MRSERSLALAAPAEVRGPEGEQQDAGDFPEAAAGGGCCSSERLVINISGLRFETQLRTLSLFPDTLLGDPGRRVRFFDPLRNEYFFDRNRPSFDAILYYYQSGGRLRRPVNVPLDIFLEEIRFYQLGDEALAAFREDEGCLPEGGEDEKPLPSQPFQRQVWLLFEYPESSGPARGIAIVSVLVILISIVIFCLETLPQFRADGRGGSNGVSRDSPISRGSQEEDEDEDDSYTFHPGIPPGGMVAGSSSSLSTLGGSFFTDPFFLVETLCIVWFTFELLVRFSACPSKPAFFRNIMNIIDLVAIFPYFITLGTELVQQQEQQSASGGGGQNGQQAMSLAILRVIRLVRVFRIFKLSRHSKGLQILGKTLQASMRELGLLIFFLFIGVILFSSAVYFAEADDDDSLFPSIPDAFWWAVVTMTTVGYGDMYPMTVGGKIVGSLCAIAGVLTIALPVPVIVSNFNYFYHRETEQEEQGQYTHVTCGQPAPDLKAADSGLGKPEFSETTRERRPSYLPPPHRAYAEKRMLTEV